Genomic window (Chryseobacterium bernardetii):
TCTTATTTCGGTTTCGATGATGTTTTTTTTCTTGGAAATGCTAGCGCATAGGCTTCAGGATCCTTTCAGCAACAGCCCTACGGATACGCCTATGACCGCACTTTCACGAACGATAGAGATCAATATCCGTCAACTATTAAATGAGAAGGAAATCCCAGATCCGATTGAGCCGCAGGGATTTTATCTTATGTAACCTTAAAGCATTATTTTATGAAAATTTTTGGTAAAAATACAGAAGGCTCTAATAAGAGAGGCCTTTCAGATCAAAGTCCAAGCGAACAGAATTTCGAGGGTTTTGTACGTGTCAGGGGAGCCAAGGAACACAATCTAAAAGATGTTGATGTCGATATTCCGAGAAATAAACTTGTCGTGTTTACGGGGATATCGGGTTCCGGTAAATCTTCTCTTGCATTCGGTACGATCTATGCGGAAGCACAGCGAAGATATCTGGAATCAGTTTCACCCTATGCAAGACGTTTATTTAATCAAATGAATGTTCCGGAAGTCAGTGCCATTCATGGACTTCCCCCGGCTGTTGCCCTGCAACAGAGCAGGGGAGGAACTACCGTCCGCTCTACAGTGGGAAGTGTAACGACTATTTCCAATTTATTGAGGATGTTATATTCCCGGGCAGGGGATTATCCGCCCAAACAGTCTATCATCTATGCAGAAGGATTTTCTCCCAACACGCCGGAAGGAGCATGTCCTGTATGCCATGGTATCGGACGCATCTACGATGTCACAGAAAAATCGATGGTACCGGATGATTCCCTGACAATACGTGAACGGGCTGTGGCTGCCTGGCCTTCGGCTTGGCAAGGGCAAAATCTCCGGGAGATTTTGATGACTTTAGGATTTGATGTCGATAAGCCGTGGAAGGATCTGCCGAAAAAAGAACGGGACTGGATCCTGTTTACCGATGAAACACCTACAGTACCCGTTTATTCAGGGCTGTCTGCAGCGGAGGTAAACCGGGCAGTGAAAATGAAATTGCCGCCAAGTTATATGGGAACTTTTACCGGTGCCAAACGCTATGTTCTGCAAACATTTGCAAATACCAACAGTCAGATGATGAAGAGGCGGGTATCACAGTATATGCTGAATACGGAATGTTCGGAATGTCACGGAAAGAGATTAAAAAAAGAATCTTTGGCTGTAAAATTTGAGGGATTCGACATCGCTGATCTATCCAATCAGTCGTTATCTCAGCTGATGGCCATTTTTACCCCATATGCGGAAGGTAGATTTTTATCTAAAGATAAGGATAAACATCCTGAGAAAGCTATCGTTGCCCAAAATATTGCGATCGATCTCGTTGCACGGCTAAAAATCATGATTGATCTCGGTCTGGGGTATCTTTCGCTGGAGCGGAGCACGCCAAGTATTTCCCCCGGCGAGTTACAGCGGTTAAGGCTGGCGACACAGGTACACTCAAATCTGTTTGGCGTAATTTACGTTCTGGATGAACCCTCTGCGGGTCTTCATCCTGCAGATACAGAAGCCTTGTTGGCTGTTTTGATAAAATTGAAAGATGCAGGCAATTCAATGTTTATCGTAGAGCATGAGGTGGACATTATCCGGCATTGTGACTGGGTTGTGGATGTTGGGCCACAGGCGGGAGCCAATGGCGGGGAAATATTATATAGCGGTCCCCTGGAAGGACTGCAATCTGTAGAAAGGTCGGTAACCCGTCATTATATTGATCCGGTTCCTGTCACCAAAGAGGTTGTCAGGAAAGCTGAACACTGGCTGCGTGCGATCAATGTCACCAGAAATAATATCCAAAACCTGGACGTGTCAATTCCCTTGGGCGTTCTCACCAGTATTACAGGTACTTCAGGGTCAGGTAAAAGCAGTCTGGTAAGTCAGGCACTGGTAGAGCTGATATCGGATTATTTGGGACAGGATATGGAGGAAAGTAGTGATGAACAGCCTGAACTATCACAGGAAACCAATATTCATACTTCAGGCGTTATCACAACCGGCATGGAACACATCAAACGGCTGGTACGAGTTGACCAAAAGCCAATTGGCAGAACACCACGTTCAAATCTGGCAACTTATACGGGGCTGTTTGACAGGGTAAGGCAATTATTTGCTGAAACTGAGCTAGCCAAAAAAAGGAAGTATGATGTGGGACGTTTTTCTTTTAATGTAGCCAAGGGACGATGTGCACACTGCAAAGGAGAAGGATTTGTTATGGTAGAACTGTTATTCCTTCCCAGTGTTTATACACCATGTCCGACCTGTAAGGGAACCCGGTATAATGACAAAACACTGGAAGTAAAGTATGACGATAAAAATATTGCCGAAGTTTTGGACATGACTGTGGATCAGGCCTGGGATTTTTTCAGCAGCGACAGGTCTTTAAGGCAAAGTCTTGAAGTCCTCAGACAGGTCGGTTTGGGTTATATACGTCTTGGACAGCCAGCCACAGAATTATCCGGGGGAGAAGCACAGCGTATCAAATTGGCATCGGAACTGCAGCGTACGCAAAAAGGGAAAACCTTGTACGTTTTGGACGAACCAACGACAGGACTGCATCCGTCTGATGTGGAAAAATTGATAGGTCAGCTGAATTTTTTGGTTGATGCCGGAAATACGGTGATTACGGTTGAACATGATATGCATGTTGTGGCTTCCAGTGACTGGGTTATAGATCTGGGACCCGGTGCGGGTAAAGATGGCGGAAAGATAATTGCTGAAGGAGCTCCCAGGGATGTAGCTAAGAATAAGCAAAGCAAAACAGCTAAATATTTGGCTGCCTATGTTTAAAAAATGAAAATTAAAGGACGAAATGTCCGCTATTAACAAAATAAATATGTCGTATGAATACAGACGTAATTGGACTCATTGCAGGTGTCTTAACTTCATTTGCAATGATGCCCCAATTGATAAAGGTGATAAGAACCAGAAATGCGGATGACATTTCAATCTTAACACTTATTGTTTTACTTTCAGGCCTTTCCCTGTGGGTCTGGTATGGAATCATGAAACAAGATTGGCAGATCATCCTATCGAATGCCTTTGCCGTTCTGGTCAATTTATCCCTCCTGGCTTACTGTATTATTTCCAGAAAGTGATTTAACAGGTGCAGATCCGAAATGTATGGCACACTGCGATCAAATCTGGCGGCTGCGAAAATTGGGATTAAGTAAATTTTATTTGGTCAATAGTAAATATATAAAGACTTAAGTATGAAATCTTATCGGATAACTCCCGTAAATTTAAGCGACAGTTCTAAATTGGATTCCAGACTGGAGCACCGGAGGACTTTTAATCTTCCGAACTGTGAGCTCAACATATTTGAAACATTTCATAAAAGTGACAATGTAATACTTTCATATAGTGGTGGATTGGTGGTTTCAAGTATGATGAGAGGTAAAAAAGTGATGTCCGTGGAGGGTCAGGAGGCATTTGACTTTCTGCCCGGTCAAAGTGTGATCCTTCCTGACGGACTAACCATGAATGTAGGTTTTCCAGACGCAGATGAAAATCGTCCCGTGCAATGTATCACTCTTACACTGGACTGGAATACTGTTCACAAAAATCTTGACTATCTAAATGAGAGATATTCAAATCATCAGGCACCTTTTGAATGGAAACTTGATTTTTCGCATCAGCATTTCGAGAATAGCATGGAGCTGGTAGCAAGTCTCAATAAGCTTGTTAACCTTAGTATGGAGGAAGGTTTTGCAAAAGAGGCAATTGCGGACCTGTCTCTTAAAGTACTTCTATTAAGGCTTCTTCAGACCCAGAACCGTTTGTCAGTGAACAGCAATCAATCAATGTATGACAATCGAATTCAACCGGCAATCAATTATGTGCATAAGCATCTTACGGAAAAAATAACTGTTGAAAAGATGGCAAGAGAATGCTGTTTGAGCCAATCATCTTTTTATCAATATTTTAAAAATATACTGGGCATAACTCCACTGGAATTTGTTCTGCGTACACGCATAGACCATGCAAAAAAAATAATGGCTGACAGTTCCGTTACTGTGACCGAAGCCTGTTATGCATCAGGTTTTAATAATGTGAATCATTTCATTAAAATTTTTAAAAGGCTTGAGGGGCTTTCTCCGGGCCAATATAGACACTGATTAACGCAAAGTGCGCGTTAAATAGGTATGTAATTGGTTAAGCTGAGAAATTAAAAAAAGGTGGGACATTTATTCGATGCCCCACCTTTACTTTTTATTTTCGCTCTACATGAGTTTACGAACGGTTTTTTATCATGCCATGTGGATCGATAATAAACTTTTTGCTTGAACCATCCGAAAAGTCTTTATAGGCTTGTGGTGCTTCGTCAAGACTGATAACCTGCGGGTTCATGATCGTTTTCATCGAGATACGGCCCCATAGAATGGCCTGCATAATTTGATAGTTGTAACGTCCAATTGGAGCCATTCCCGTTTGAATATGCAATGACTTAAGCCAACCTTTTCCCCAGTCGACAGTCAGTTTACCGTGCTTAGCGTTCTCATCACGTCCTCCTGGGTCAGAAGGAGTATAGATACCTGGAATCCCTATACCTCCGCTTGCGCGGACAACATCGAAAAGATCATTGATAACTGCATTGGGATTTTCTTTTTTGTAGTCTTCATCACCATGTCCATGTGCCTCATAACCTACGGCATCCACACCGGCATCCACTTCCGGTACTCCGAGAATCTGTTCGATCTGTTCTGCTACACTGGCATCAAGGGTAAGATCAACAGTTTCCATTCCCGCCTGTTTGACAAGTTCCAACCGCTCCTTGTTCATATCTCCCACAATAACGCAGGAAGCTCCAAGAAGCTTTGCTGATTCTGCAGCACAGCGTCCCACTGGTCCAGCACCAGCAATATAAACAGTAGATCCTGTTGTAACACCAGCAGCATACGCGCCATGATATCCTGTTGGGAGAATGTCAGATACTAATGTGAGATCTAAAATCTTTTCCAGCGCTTGTTCTCTATCTGGAAACTTAAGGAGCTGAAAGTCAGCATAGGGGATAAGACAATATTCAGATTGGCCACCTAACCAGCCTCCCAGGTCAAACCCATAAGCGCCAACAGGAGCATCCGGATTAACGGTCTCGCAGACGTCGGTATTTCCATTTTTACAGTTTCTGCACCGTCCGCAGGAAACGTTGAAAGGGACTGAAACGATGTCACCTACCTTGATGAATTCTACGTCTTTTCCAATTTCAACTACTTCGCCTGTGATTTCATGACCCAATACGTGTCCCACAGGTACTGAGAAACGTCCCCTAAAAATGTGCTGGTCACTGCCACAAATATTTGTGGAGACCACTTTAATGATTACCGCATGATGAATGTCCTTTCCCTTGGGGTTCTGGAATGTGGGATAGGCAATTTCATTTACTTCTAAGTTCCATGGGCCTTTGTAGACCACTCCTCTGTTACTAGCCATAATGTTTTATTTTGATGGTTTATAAATGTTTGTATTCCCTCATTCTGTGAGGATTATATATTAAAATTAAGCAATATTTAGTCCGATAAAACATGTTGAACTCAGTAACGGAGAATGCTTATTCTAATATCAAGGATCGTTCTATTGTTCTGTGATCCAGTTATGATGAGAATAGTAGAAACCTTGCTTTTTAAAGCACTTATAATTTATGGAGCGAGACCTATTTTTGTAAGATTTTAGTATAAAATTTATCCAGTAATGTTTGGGAATAATGACTTACCAGAATTTTATTTT
Coding sequences:
- a CDS encoding helix-turn-helix domain-containing protein, producing the protein MKSYRITPVNLSDSSKLDSRLEHRRTFNLPNCELNIFETFHKSDNVILSYSGGLVVSSMMRGKKVMSVEGQEAFDFLPGQSVILPDGLTMNVGFPDADENRPVQCITLTLDWNTVHKNLDYLNERYSNHQAPFEWKLDFSHQHFENSMELVASLNKLVNLSMEEGFAKEAIADLSLKVLLLRLLQTQNRLSVNSNQSMYDNRIQPAINYVHKHLTEKITVEKMARECCLSQSSFYQYFKNILGITPLEFVLRTRIDHAKKIMADSSVTVTEACYASGFNNVNHFIKIFKRLEGLSPGQYRH
- a CDS encoding SemiSWEET transporter codes for the protein MNTDVIGLIAGVLTSFAMMPQLIKVIRTRNADDISILTLIVLLSGLSLWVWYGIMKQDWQIILSNAFAVLVNLSLLAYCIISRK
- the uvrA gene encoding excinuclease ABC subunit UvrA, whose product is MKIFGKNTEGSNKRGLSDQSPSEQNFEGFVRVRGAKEHNLKDVDVDIPRNKLVVFTGISGSGKSSLAFGTIYAEAQRRYLESVSPYARRLFNQMNVPEVSAIHGLPPAVALQQSRGGTTVRSTVGSVTTISNLLRMLYSRAGDYPPKQSIIYAEGFSPNTPEGACPVCHGIGRIYDVTEKSMVPDDSLTIRERAVAAWPSAWQGQNLREILMTLGFDVDKPWKDLPKKERDWILFTDETPTVPVYSGLSAAEVNRAVKMKLPPSYMGTFTGAKRYVLQTFANTNSQMMKRRVSQYMLNTECSECHGKRLKKESLAVKFEGFDIADLSNQSLSQLMAIFTPYAEGRFLSKDKDKHPEKAIVAQNIAIDLVARLKIMIDLGLGYLSLERSTPSISPGELQRLRLATQVHSNLFGVIYVLDEPSAGLHPADTEALLAVLIKLKDAGNSMFIVEHEVDIIRHCDWVVDVGPQAGANGGEILYSGPLEGLQSVERSVTRHYIDPVPVTKEVVRKAEHWLRAINVTRNNIQNLDVSIPLGVLTSITGTSGSGKSSLVSQALVELISDYLGQDMEESSDEQPELSQETNIHTSGVITTGMEHIKRLVRVDQKPIGRTPRSNLATYTGLFDRVRQLFAETELAKKRKYDVGRFSFNVAKGRCAHCKGEGFVMVELLFLPSVYTPCPTCKGTRYNDKTLEVKYDDKNIAEVLDMTVDQAWDFFSSDRSLRQSLEVLRQVGLGYIRLGQPATELSGGEAQRIKLASELQRTQKGKTLYVLDEPTTGLHPSDVEKLIGQLNFLVDAGNTVITVEHDMHVVASSDWVIDLGPGAGKDGGKIIAEGAPRDVAKNKQSKTAKYLAAYV
- a CDS encoding alcohol dehydrogenase catalytic domain-containing protein; translated protein: MASNRGVVYKGPWNLEVNEIAYPTFQNPKGKDIHHAVIIKVVSTNICGSDQHIFRGRFSVPVGHVLGHEITGEVVEIGKDVEFIKVGDIVSVPFNVSCGRCRNCKNGNTDVCETVNPDAPVGAYGFDLGGWLGGQSEYCLIPYADFQLLKFPDREQALEKILDLTLVSDILPTGYHGAYAAGVTTGSTVYIAGAGPVGRCAAESAKLLGASCVIVGDMNKERLELVKQAGMETVDLTLDASVAEQIEQILGVPEVDAGVDAVGYEAHGHGDEDYKKENPNAVINDLFDVVRASGGIGIPGIYTPSDPGGRDENAKHGKLTVDWGKGWLKSLHIQTGMAPIGRYNYQIMQAILWGRISMKTIMNPQVISLDEAPQAYKDFSDGSSKKFIIDPHGMIKNRS